A window of the Brassica napus cultivar Da-Ae chromosome C5, Da-Ae, whole genome shotgun sequence genome harbors these coding sequences:
- the LOC106393209 gene encoding uncharacterized protein LOC106393209, giving the protein MHIYAYSGFWRSSKTKGWKFLVDEETGGRLLTLDTSKTFDNLRVMVCEDFGTDLNFVNIELSYLPSDLVIGLDSPPVFITNDRQPQNFLTYVKTKASTRLCVCIRSKVGFNLNEEPAELPNREEVGMSGEVLDDIDGEAELEEEDAKIDESDDENKCEKDMINGKYVRFSLVDVLKKGQHFTSKAALQATMEICAMKYNFDYKVGKTDRRVSYVRCADDDCRWRVCAEGLTDSSYFIIKKYVPDHSCSPSSRNHSVRTASSKIVGTLIKHKYETVKEGPKPNDIIQFMRNDHGVEISYSLVWKAREYAVNVVRGIPEKGYEKSIRGFYAAIRKVIVVDGTFLKSKYKGVLLVATALDGNSNLYPIAFRVVDSENDRSWEWFMRQLNVVIADDQGLAFVSDRNTSLAKAIAKVYPHAHHGICIHHLLNNVVTYFKGKGVAGLVAKASKAYRVADFKKQFTAIFSISPAIGTYLIQADVRKWARCQFPGYRYDVRTNNPAESINSALRSPREFPIIPLLDSIREMMTRWFFKRRNLSSKHKHPLTVSVEKKIERRIEKGKKFQVFPVSDDRFLVRGDTFECMVDLVRRTCSCGKFDLMKIPCRHAIKAAFRVGKQAHTLTDDMYTTASWRSIYEESINPIGVPEDAWIVPSHVQQAKVLPPETRRAAGRRKNRRYETVEDKIRSSQGTQTSKRRKCSRCGIEGHNRSTCDRAI; this is encoded by the exons ATGCACATCTATGCCTATTCTGGTTTTTGGAGATCGTCCAAAACAAAAGGGTGGAAGTTTCTTGTTGATGAAGAAACAGGAGGTAGATTACTTACTTTGGACACAAGCAAAACCTTTGACAACCTAAGAGTTATGGTTTGTGAGGACTTTGGAACCGATCTAAACTTTGTCAATATCGAGCTGAGTTACTTACCTTCCGATTTGGTGATTGGCCTCGACTCACCACCTGTTTTCATCACAAATGATCGACAACCGCAAAATTTTCTTACATATGTGAAGACCAAAGCTTCAACAAGGTTATGTGTGTGTATTCGATCTAAGGTCGGATTTAACTTGAATGAAGAGCCTGCTGAGTTGCCTAACAGAGAGGAAGTGGGTATGTCGGGTGAAGTTTTAGATGATATTGATGGTGAAGCcgagcttgaagaagaagatgcaaaGATAGATGAAAGTGATGATGAAAACAAGTGTGAGAAAGATATGATCAACGGAAAGTATGTCCGTTTTTCTCTGGTTGATGTTTTGAAGAAGGGTCAACATTTTACTAGCAAAGCAGCTCTGCAGgcaacaatggaaatatgcgcAATGAAATATAATTTCGACTACAAGGTTGGCAAAACAGATAGAAGAGTTTCGTACGTTCGTTGCGCGGATGATGATTGCCGCTGGCGTGTTTGCGCAGAGGGATTAAcagattcttcatattttatcatcaaaaagTATGTACCTGATCATTCATGTTCTCCATCATCAAGGAACCACTCTGTTCGGACCGCTTCATCAAAAATAGTTGGTACTCTCATTAAGCATAAGTACGAAACTGTCAAGGAAGGGCCGAAACCTAATGATATCATCCAGTTTATGCGTAATGATCATGGAGTTGAGATATCCTACTCTTTAGTTTGGAAGGCACGTGAGTATGCAGTAAATGTTGTCAGAGGCATTCCGGAGAAGGGTTATGAAAAA TCTATTCGCGGTTTTTATGCTGCCATTCGGAAAGTTATTGTTGTGGATGGGACTTTCTTGAAGAGCAAATACAAAGGAGTGTTACTGGTTGCTACTGCTTTGGATGGAAACTCGAACCTATATCCTATTGCATTTAGAGTTGTCGACTCAGAGAATGACCGCTCGTGGGAATGGTTTATGAGACAACTTAATGTTGTCATTGCTGATGATCAGGGTTTAGCTTTTGTGTCTGACCGGAATACTTCACTTGCTAAAGCTATTGCAAAAGTGTATCCGCATGCTCATCACGGAATTTGCATTCACCACTTGCTGAACAATGTTGTTACATATTTCAAGGGTAAAGGAGTCGCTGGTTtggttgcaaaggcttctaaagCTTACCGAGTTGCTGATTTTAAGAAGCAATTCACTGCTATTTTCTCAATTAGTCCTGCAATTGGAACCTATCTAATACAAGCTGATGTGAGAAAGTGGGCTCGTTGTCAATTTCCGGGTTACAGGTACGATGTTAGGACCAATAACCCTGCCGAATCAATAAATTCTGCTTTGCGTTCGCCAAGAGAGTTTCCAATTATACCTTTGTTGGACAGCATAAGGGAAATGATGACTCGATGGTTTTTCAAACGTAGAAATTTAAGTTCTAAGCATAAACATCCACTGACCGTTTCTGTAGAGAAGAAGATTGAGCGAAGGATTGAGAAGGGTAAGAAGTTTCAGGTTTTCCCAGTTAGCGATGACAGGTTTTTGGTTCGAGGTGACACTTTTGAATGTATGGTCGACTTGGTCAGACGCACATGTTCATGTGGGAAATTCGATCTGATGAAAATCCCATGCAGACACGCCATAAAAGCAGCTTTCCGCGTAGGCAAACAAGCACACACTCTCACTGACGACATGTACACCACTGCTTCATGGAGATCGATTTATGAGGAAAGCATAAATCCTATTGGTGTCCCGGAAGATGCATGGATTGTCCCATCTCACGTTCAGCAAGCGAAAGTCCTTCCTCCAGAAACTAGAAGAGCTGCAGGTCGGAGAAAGAATCGTAGGTACGAGACAGTTGAAGACAAGATCCGCTCGTCACAAGGAACTCAAACCTCTAAACGTCGTAAATGCAGTCGATGTGGTATTGAAGGTCACAACCGCTCGACCTGTGATAGAGCAATATAG
- the LOC125587255 gene encoding uncharacterized protein LOC125587255 has translation MAYEFPQRILEEGSETQIDKINNTCRRTILEEVKGVLNIEYDEVLKDLVFGPLLAIIENKLIYSGKIIHSFICKQLKVSKLHELWFLFAKRRLRFSAQEFHVVTGLKFKDEPDINFNDWKDDKGFWSNVLRKNRKVNLFMIRTKLLHECNKWTYVDRVRLVYLCVIHGFLIAKDSRVFIPHEYIRLVMDFEKMRMYPWGLHAYDELLASILKARRDLHLKNSYVLDGFSYAFQIWVMEAIPDIGSMGELFPFISATGNNDVVVSTEFYREDEKKDERVGRIVTLLNAKQDWTEFVWEVEALPPTLELSDSEKDGENVEVEDVTDTHIEEPAVVARRGKRKLNDPGAEARKKELLCQRTAEHNSGISSGMKTFIEGLFTSAFNSFKEVVQNDIQERFENVQKEMAELKQAVSQIPGPSDTMGKDSASEIPCPSATMGKSSQSPCPAATKEKGKYKVEESVVPPTVRRSPRQGRKEIETKTDDMMDFLKNLSQSSTHGEPSSKKKK, from the exons ATGGCATACGAGTTTCCACAACGCATACTTGAAGAAGGATCTGAGACGCAAATTGATAAAATTAACAACACGTGTAGACGTACAATTCTGGAGGAAGTGAAGGGTGTTCTCAACATTGAGTATGATGAAGTTTTGAAAGATCTTGTCTTCGGTCCGCTTTTGGCAATCATAGAGAACAAGCTCATCTACTCAGGGAAGATCATTCACAGCTTCATATGCAAGCAGCTCAAGGTTTCGAAGCTTCACGAGCTGTGGTTTCTATTTGCAAAGAGGCGTCTTAGGTTTTCTGCGCAAGAATTTCATGTTGTGACAGGATTGAAGTTCAAAGATGAACCTGACATAAACTTCAATGATTGGAAGGATGATAAGGGGTTCTGGAGCAATGTGCTGAGGAAAAATAGAAAGGTCAACTTATTCATGATAAGGACGAAGCTTCTTCACGAATGCAACAAGTGGACGTATGTGGACAGGGTTAGGCTAGTGTATCTGTGTGTCATACATGGATTCCTCATAGCTAAGGATTCAAGAGTGTTCATCCCTCATGAATACATCCGTTTGGTGATGGATTTTGAGAAGATGAGGATGTATCCGTGGGGTCTTCACGCGTATGACGAGCTGCTTGCATCAATACTCAAAGCAAGGAGAGATTTGCATCTGAAGAACAGTTACGTGTTGGATGGATTCTCCTATGCGTTTCAGATATGGGTTATGGAGGCAATCCCTGACATTGGTAGTATG GGAGAGCTGTTCCCATTTATATCTGCTACTGGGAACAATGATGTGGTTGTTAGCACTGAGTTCTATAGGGAAgatgagaagaaagatgaaCGAGTTGGTCGTATTGTTACTCTTCTCAATGCCAAGCAGGATTGGACGGAATTCGTATGGGAAGTCGAGGCTTTGCCTCCAACTTTGGAGCTTTCTGATTCAGAAAAGGATGGAGAGAATGTTGAAGTCGAAGATGTCACAGATACACATATAGAGGAACCGGCTGTTGTTGCAAGAAGGGGCAAGCGTAAGCTAAATGATCCTGGTGCGGAGGCTCGAAAGAAAGAATTGCTTTGTCAACGGACGGCTGAACATAACAGTGGTATCTCCAGTGGAATGAAGACTTTCATTGAAGGTTTGTTCACCTCTGCTTTCAACTCTTTCAAGGAGGTGGTGCAGAATGACATCCAAGAGCGTTTTGAGAACGTCCAGAAAGAGATGGCTGAGCTCAAGCAAGCGGTGTCACAGATTCCGGGTCCTTCTGATACAATGGGAAAAGACAGCGCATCTGAGATTCCTTGTCCTTCAGCAACAATGGGGAAATCATCACAGAGTCCGTGTCCTGCAGCAACAAAGGAAAAAGGCAAATACAAGGTTGAGGAGAGTGTGGTTCCTCCTACGGTTCGTCGTAGCCCTCGGCAAGGAAGAAAG GAGATTGAAACCAAAACTGATGATATGATGGATTTTTTGAAGAATTTGTCACAATCATCTACCCATGGGGAACCTTCatcgaaaaaaaagaaatga
- the LOC125587254 gene encoding uncharacterized protein At4g04775-like gives MTRNPTYFIVYFSSPSFSPSQKPIITNNVGIPSRCWCGKGIVTYVSKTEENPYRRFFRCEIGLKRKKEKHLFKWVDEALLDEIQRMQEQQSRMVEEIEDLRSSLKKTVDEAVIEHKKSGDVGLIGSILTILCLCSKFD, from the exons ATGACCAGAAACCCTACTTATTTCATCGTTTATTTCTCTTCTCCGTCTTTCTCTCCTTCTCAAAAACCGATCATAACTAACAATGTAGGGATTCCTTCCAGATGCTGGTGTGGGAAGGGGATtgtcacttatgtttcaaaaaCGGAGGAGAACCCATACAGAAGATTCTTCCGATGTGAGATTGGTTTGAAG agaaagaaagagaaacatCTTTTTAAGTGGGTCGACGAGGCTCTGCTTGATGAGATACAAAGGATGCAAGAGCAACAATCGAGAATGGTCGAAGAAATTGAAGATTTGAGAAGTTCCTTGAAAAAGACAGTAGATGAAGCAGTTATCGAGCACAAGAAGTCGGGAGATGTAGGACTAATTGGATCCATTCTCACTATTTTATGTCTCTGTTCTAAATTTGATTGA